A window of Xiphophorus hellerii strain 12219 chromosome 19, Xiphophorus_hellerii-4.1, whole genome shotgun sequence contains these coding sequences:
- the scaf8 gene encoding SR-related and CTD-associated factor 8 isoform X1, with amino-acid sequence MEAVKAFNNELYTLTEYKPPISKAKMTQITKSGIKAIKFYKHVVQSVEKFIQKCKAEYKVPGLYVIDSIVRQSRHQFGTEKDVFAPRFSKNIITTFQHLYRCPPDDKSKIVRVLNLWQKNAVFKSDIIQPLLDMAAGIPPPSTTPVLPSSTAPINNTTPGTPATPATPANIVQGLPDWASQITNTDTVAAVAQILQSPQGQQLQQLVQSLQMQQQKPQPSLLQALDAGLVVQLQALTAQLTAAATANSLNPLEQRVSSFNKKLLGPFDFGNDSERSEESKKDSSSSQLPMVSEPINSSLFHQLAEQLQQQNLEQFQKQLLEHQQKAMNIEGQDSIFGQENSVATAQSSAQPQLPEPENKMDDSIDNQQQDMDLDEGPEGMEEEIFEAEEKKTLSARSRTRSRSRSRSPKRRRSRSRSGSRKRKHRKRSRSRSRDRKRKSSRSYSSERRAREREKERQKKGLPPIRSKTLSVCSTTLWVGQVDKKATQQDLTNLFEEFGQIESINMIPPRGCAYICMVHRQDAYRALQKLSTGSFKIGSKIIKIAWALNKGVKQEYKQFWDADLGVTYIPWEKVKLDDLDDFAEGGIIDQETVNDEWETTKTSEPAKEIASQAVSTEATVVSNTQTETYNQQVTMMPVQLPVAQAVPGAMGLVPPTFPVTMGIPPPGYGPPPPFLRPGFNASQPPPGFMQAPHTAGIASVTTSLVQPSVASNQDAVMPPTSTIPGSFLPSAIPGAGVFNPVGVQTQQANNDKIPPSAEGMDAAAELTLQGMQNAVRSGMGLLGMHPSASLPHPLHQTGLSAPRMPGLLPLDVRPNLLQPGAAARFPLIMQQGPPQQASGLLDNSLHARPRAPFPQMDPFNRAPNLSNENVSKTEDESSGADEGKDQDYRFPPMEKPSTGLLPTPPPEHREPLGGGGGVPGGGRPPLLQTPGTQPPRSSLVGRLQALAGFTPDSRWNQGKGDFDERDSMRGGPQPPGGPKGFQDERPPPGPNFPNRFDNRPGVTGGPTGVNAGPVGGPQPWNRGGGPTPPFNSEHHKDLDDRRRPWERQRDRDERDFDFRRDVNGNRHHRERERERERDRDRDRDRGRDRPRESDRDRDHEKEKERGGWTPILPLPTPLLPTPPINPNMALNQGKLLAPLKLNPQVASVFQSHGQAKPPLLSQPPFQLQIRSPPPSLNPPPVSETKEEAQVPATTPEAKSPPSAGSPRRSSDGQTPSTSTEPPSQSEPSHPDTPPQMKSPPQPVAEATPETTASPDCERSLHDSPLGFSHANHTQQDGRHTAEKQEEPQEDEKGARERAPIPEPLWLNGPGQHSVSMAELTPESSPEPESTSSPACHSLQLQSEPELRQEKMSSPKDLNNEQSEPQEDAPSQPVVDTVTDTEGT; translated from the exons ttctaCAAGCATGTTGTCCAGAGTGTAGAGAAGTTCATTCAGAAG TGCAAGGCAGAATACAAAGTCCCTGGGCTGTATGTCATCGACTCCATAGTCAGACAATCCCGCCACCAGTTTGGGACAGAGAAGGATGTTTTTGCGCCACGGTTCAGCAAGAACATTATCACAACGTTCCAACACCTTTATCGCTGCCCTCCAGATGACAAG AGTAAGATAGTGCGAGTCCTGAATCTGTGGCAGAAGAATGCTGTCTTCAAGAGCGACATCATCCAGCCTCTGTTGGACATGGCTGCAGGAATTCCCCCTCCCAGTACGACGCCTGTCCTGCCCAGCAGCACTGCGCCGATCAATAACACTACACCTG GCACCCCAGCTACGCCCGCCACTCCAGCAAATATAGTCCAAGGTCTGCCAGACTGGGCCTCCCAGATCACAAACACAGAtactgttgctgctgttgcacaaATCCTGCAGAGTCCCCAGGGACAACAG CTTCAGCAACTGGTCCAGAGTCTGCAGATGCAGCAGCAGAAGCCCCAGCCTTCCCTGCTGCAGGCCTTGGATGCTGGCCTGGTGGTCCAATTACAAGCTTTGACAGCTCAGCTCACTGCTGCCGCTACAGCCAACAGCCTCAACCCCCTGGAGCAAAGAGTCTCCTCTTTTAATAAA AAACTGTTGGGTCCTTTTGACTTTGGAAACGATTCAGAACGCAGTGAGGAATCTAAAAAGGATTCCTCATCTTCTCAACT GCCCATGGTGTCTGAGCCTATTAACAGCTCACTCTTTCATCAACTGGCTGAGCAACTCCAACAACAAAACCTGGAGCAGTTTCAGAAGCAGCTGCTAGAGCACCAGCAGAAG GCCATGAACATAGAAGGGCAGGATTCCATCTTTGGGCAGGAAAACTCGGTGGCAACTGCTCAGAGCAGCGCTCAGCCACAGCTTCCTGAGCCAGAGAATAAAATGGACGACTCCATAGACAACCAACAGCAG GACATGGATCTAGATGAGGGCCCCGAGGGAATGGAGGAGGAGATCTTTGAAGCAGAGGAGAAGAAGACCTTAAGCGCACGTTCTCGGACACGCTCAAGGTCACGCTCTAG ATCTCCCAAACGTAGAAGATCCAGGTCCCGCTCTGGTTCACGGAAACGTAAACATCGCAAGCGATCACGCTCCCGCTCCAGAGATCGCAAGAGGAAGTCGTCACGTTCTTACTCCAGTGAAAGACGAGCACGGGAACGAGAGAAGGAACGGCAGAAGAAAGGATTACCCCCCATACGATCCAAGACTCTTAGTG TGTGCAGCACTACACTGTGGGTGGGCCAGGTGGATAAAAAGGCCACTCAGCAAGACCTCACCAATCTGTTCGAAGAGTTTGGCCAGATTGAGTCCATCAAC ATGATCCCACCCAGAGGCTGCGCCTACATATGTATGGTTCATAGACAGGATGCATACCGCGCCCTTCAGAAGCTCAGCACTGGTTCCTTTAAAATCGGCTCCAAGATCATCAAG ATTGCTTGGGCTCTGAACAAAGGTGTAAAACAAGAGTACAAGCAGTTTTGGGATGCAGACCTGGGTGTCACCTACATACCATGGGAGAAGGTCAAATTGGATGACCTGGACGACTTTGCTGAAGGGGGGATTATTGATCAAGAAACTGTCAACGATG AGTGGGAAACAACCAAGACTTCTGAACCAGCCAAGGAAATTGCAAGCCAGGCGGTTAGCACTGAGGCCACAGTGGTATCTAATACCCAAACTGAGACCTACAACCAGCAGGTCACTATGATGCCTGTACAG CTGCCAGTGGCCCAAGCAGTTCCTGGTGCCATGGGTTTGGTGCCTCCTACGTTTCCTGTCACAATGGGCATACCTCCACCAGGCTACGGACCGCCGCCACCATTTTTAAGACCAGGCTTCAATGCCTCTCAGCCTCCACCAG GGTTTATGCAGGCACCACATACAGCAGGAATAGCCTCTGTTACCACAT CTCTAGTGCAGCCGTCAGTGGCCTCCAACCAAGATGCTGTGATGCCTCCAACTAGCACCATTCCTGGCAGCTTTTTGCCATCGGCCATCCCAGGAGCCGGTGTTTTTAACCCTGTGGGAGTCCAAACTCAGCAGGCCAACAACGATAAAATTCCACCATCTGCAGAGGGCATGGATGCTGCTGCAGAGCTCACACTACAAG GCATGCAGAATGCAGTCCGCAGTGGAATGGGTCTCCTTGGAATGCACCCCTCGGCTTCACTACCCCATCCACTACATCAGACGGGTCTGAGTGCTCCACGAATGCCCGGCTTGTTGCCGCTAGACGTACGACCCAACCTCCTTCAACCTGGGGCAGCTGCCCGTTTCCCCCTGATCATGCAGCAGGGACCCCCTCAACAAGCATCCGGCCTCCTTGACAATTCCCTTCATGCTCGTCCCAGGGCGCCTTTCCCTCAGATGGACCCATTCAACAGAGCCCCCAACCTCTCCAATGAAAATGTCTCTAAAACAGAAGACGAGTCCTCTGGAGCGGATGAGGGCAAAGATCAAGACTACCGCTTCCCTCCGATGGAAAAGCCCAGCACAGGGCTCCTGCCGACCCCTCCGCCAGAGCATAGGGAGCCACTTGGAGGTGGTGGGGGAGTTCCAGGAGGAGGGAGACCTCCGTTGCTTCAGACCCCTGGAACTCAGCCACCAAGGTCCAGCTTAGTGGGGCGTCTGCAGGCTCTGGCAGGATTCACTCCTGATAGCCGCTGGAACCAAGGCAAAGGGGACTTTGATGAGCGAGACAGCATGCGAGGAGGACCGCAGCCCCCAGGTGGTCCAAAAGGTTTTCAGGATGAGCGGCCTCCACCCGGTCCAAACTTCCCCAACCGCTTTGATAACCGACCTGGCGTTACAGGGGGACCAACAGGTGTAAATGCTGGGCCTGTTGGGGGGCCACAGCCCTGGAACAGAGGAGGTGGACCCACACCTCCTTTCAACAGTGAACATCATAAAGACCTAGATGACCGAAGACGTCCATGGGAGAGGCAAAGAGACCGAGATGAACGAGATTTTGACTTCAGGAGAGACGTGAATGGTAATCGGCACCACCGCGAGAGAGAACGGGAAAGGGAGCGCGACAGAGACCGGGACAGGGACCGAGGCCGAGACCGCCCCAGGGAGTCTGACCGCGACAGAGACCATGAGAAGGAGAAAGAGCGTGGAGGCTGGACGCCTATCCTCCCACTACCTACGCCTCTTCTTCCCACTCCTCCCATTAATCCCAACATGGCACTTAATCAAGGGAAACTTCTTGCTCCTCTTAAGTTAAACCCCCAGGTAGCATCAGTTTTCCAGTCTCATGGTCAGGCCAAACCTCCTCTCCTGAGTCAGCCGCCCTTTCAGCTTCAGATTAGGTCTCCACCCCCATCACTGAACCCCCCACCTGTTTCTGAGACAAAGGAGGAAGCCCAAGTTCCTGCTACAACGCCTGAGGCGAAGTCCCCCCCCTCTGCTGGGTCACCCCGTCGCTCTTCTGACGGCCAGACTCCGAGCACATCAACCGAACCCCCCTCTCAGTCTGAGCCATCCCACCCAGACACCCCTCCACAAATGAAATCACCACCTCAGCCCGTTGCCGAAGCAACCCCAGAGACCACCGCCTCCCCAGACTGCGAGAGGTCACTCCATGACTCACCTCTAGGCTTCTCTCACGCCAACCACACCCAACAAGATGGCCGTCACACTGCAGAGAAGCAGGAGGAGCCACAGGAGGATGAGAAAGGGGCACGAGAGAGAGCCCCCATTCCTGAACCCCTGTGGCTTAACGGACCGGGTCAGCACAGTGTCAGTATGGCCGAGCTCACACCAGAGTCCTCCCCTGAGCCTGAGTCCACTTCAAGCCCCGCCTGTCATTCTTTGCAGCTTCAAAGCGAACCGGAGCTGCGGCAGGAGAAAATGTCGTCTCCTAAGGACCTAAACAATGAACAGAGTGAGCCCCAGGAGGACGCTCCCAGTCAGCCAGTGGTAGACACTGTCACAGACACTGAGGGGACATAA
- the scaf8 gene encoding SR-related and CTD-associated factor 8 isoform X2, with amino-acid sequence MAAGIPPPSTTPVLPSSTAPINNTTPGTPATPATPANIVQGLPDWASQITNTDTVAAVAQILQSPQGQQLQQLVQSLQMQQQKPQPSLLQALDAGLVVQLQALTAQLTAAATANSLNPLEQRVSSFNKKLLGPFDFGNDSERSEESKKDSSSSQLPMVSEPINSSLFHQLAEQLQQQNLEQFQKQLLEHQQKAMNIEGQDSIFGQENSVATAQSSAQPQLPEPENKMDDSIDNQQQDMDLDEGPEGMEEEIFEAEEKKTLSARSRTRSRSRSRSPKRRRSRSRSGSRKRKHRKRSRSRSRDRKRKSSRSYSSERRAREREKERQKKGLPPIRSKTLSVCSTTLWVGQVDKKATQQDLTNLFEEFGQIESINMIPPRGCAYICMVHRQDAYRALQKLSTGSFKIGSKIIKIAWALNKGVKQEYKQFWDADLGVTYIPWEKVKLDDLDDFAEGGIIDQETVNDEWETTKTSEPAKEIASQAVSTEATVVSNTQTETYNQQVTMMPVQLPVAQAVPGAMGLVPPTFPVTMGIPPPGYGPPPPFLRPGFNASQPPPGFMQAPHTAGIASVTTSLVQPSVASNQDAVMPPTSTIPGSFLPSAIPGAGVFNPVGVQTQQANNDKIPPSAEGMDAAAELTLQGMQNAVRSGMGLLGMHPSASLPHPLHQTGLSAPRMPGLLPLDVRPNLLQPGAAARFPLIMQQGPPQQASGLLDNSLHARPRAPFPQMDPFNRAPNLSNENVSKTEDESSGADEGKDQDYRFPPMEKPSTGLLPTPPPEHREPLGGGGGVPGGGRPPLLQTPGTQPPRSSLVGRLQALAGFTPDSRWNQGKGDFDERDSMRGGPQPPGGPKGFQDERPPPGPNFPNRFDNRPGVTGGPTGVNAGPVGGPQPWNRGGGPTPPFNSEHHKDLDDRRRPWERQRDRDERDFDFRRDVNGNRHHRERERERERDRDRDRDRGRDRPRESDRDRDHEKEKERGGWTPILPLPTPLLPTPPINPNMALNQGKLLAPLKLNPQVASVFQSHGQAKPPLLSQPPFQLQIRSPPPSLNPPPVSETKEEAQVPATTPEAKSPPSAGSPRRSSDGQTPSTSTEPPSQSEPSHPDTPPQMKSPPQPVAEATPETTASPDCERSLHDSPLGFSHANHTQQDGRHTAEKQEEPQEDEKGARERAPIPEPLWLNGPGQHSVSMAELTPESSPEPESTSSPACHSLQLQSEPELRQEKMSSPKDLNNEQSEPQEDAPSQPVVDTVTDTEGT; translated from the exons ATGGCTGCAGGAATTCCCCCTCCCAGTACGACGCCTGTCCTGCCCAGCAGCACTGCGCCGATCAATAACACTACACCTG GCACCCCAGCTACGCCCGCCACTCCAGCAAATATAGTCCAAGGTCTGCCAGACTGGGCCTCCCAGATCACAAACACAGAtactgttgctgctgttgcacaaATCCTGCAGAGTCCCCAGGGACAACAG CTTCAGCAACTGGTCCAGAGTCTGCAGATGCAGCAGCAGAAGCCCCAGCCTTCCCTGCTGCAGGCCTTGGATGCTGGCCTGGTGGTCCAATTACAAGCTTTGACAGCTCAGCTCACTGCTGCCGCTACAGCCAACAGCCTCAACCCCCTGGAGCAAAGAGTCTCCTCTTTTAATAAA AAACTGTTGGGTCCTTTTGACTTTGGAAACGATTCAGAACGCAGTGAGGAATCTAAAAAGGATTCCTCATCTTCTCAACT GCCCATGGTGTCTGAGCCTATTAACAGCTCACTCTTTCATCAACTGGCTGAGCAACTCCAACAACAAAACCTGGAGCAGTTTCAGAAGCAGCTGCTAGAGCACCAGCAGAAG GCCATGAACATAGAAGGGCAGGATTCCATCTTTGGGCAGGAAAACTCGGTGGCAACTGCTCAGAGCAGCGCTCAGCCACAGCTTCCTGAGCCAGAGAATAAAATGGACGACTCCATAGACAACCAACAGCAG GACATGGATCTAGATGAGGGCCCCGAGGGAATGGAGGAGGAGATCTTTGAAGCAGAGGAGAAGAAGACCTTAAGCGCACGTTCTCGGACACGCTCAAGGTCACGCTCTAG ATCTCCCAAACGTAGAAGATCCAGGTCCCGCTCTGGTTCACGGAAACGTAAACATCGCAAGCGATCACGCTCCCGCTCCAGAGATCGCAAGAGGAAGTCGTCACGTTCTTACTCCAGTGAAAGACGAGCACGGGAACGAGAGAAGGAACGGCAGAAGAAAGGATTACCCCCCATACGATCCAAGACTCTTAGTG TGTGCAGCACTACACTGTGGGTGGGCCAGGTGGATAAAAAGGCCACTCAGCAAGACCTCACCAATCTGTTCGAAGAGTTTGGCCAGATTGAGTCCATCAAC ATGATCCCACCCAGAGGCTGCGCCTACATATGTATGGTTCATAGACAGGATGCATACCGCGCCCTTCAGAAGCTCAGCACTGGTTCCTTTAAAATCGGCTCCAAGATCATCAAG ATTGCTTGGGCTCTGAACAAAGGTGTAAAACAAGAGTACAAGCAGTTTTGGGATGCAGACCTGGGTGTCACCTACATACCATGGGAGAAGGTCAAATTGGATGACCTGGACGACTTTGCTGAAGGGGGGATTATTGATCAAGAAACTGTCAACGATG AGTGGGAAACAACCAAGACTTCTGAACCAGCCAAGGAAATTGCAAGCCAGGCGGTTAGCACTGAGGCCACAGTGGTATCTAATACCCAAACTGAGACCTACAACCAGCAGGTCACTATGATGCCTGTACAG CTGCCAGTGGCCCAAGCAGTTCCTGGTGCCATGGGTTTGGTGCCTCCTACGTTTCCTGTCACAATGGGCATACCTCCACCAGGCTACGGACCGCCGCCACCATTTTTAAGACCAGGCTTCAATGCCTCTCAGCCTCCACCAG GGTTTATGCAGGCACCACATACAGCAGGAATAGCCTCTGTTACCACAT CTCTAGTGCAGCCGTCAGTGGCCTCCAACCAAGATGCTGTGATGCCTCCAACTAGCACCATTCCTGGCAGCTTTTTGCCATCGGCCATCCCAGGAGCCGGTGTTTTTAACCCTGTGGGAGTCCAAACTCAGCAGGCCAACAACGATAAAATTCCACCATCTGCAGAGGGCATGGATGCTGCTGCAGAGCTCACACTACAAG GCATGCAGAATGCAGTCCGCAGTGGAATGGGTCTCCTTGGAATGCACCCCTCGGCTTCACTACCCCATCCACTACATCAGACGGGTCTGAGTGCTCCACGAATGCCCGGCTTGTTGCCGCTAGACGTACGACCCAACCTCCTTCAACCTGGGGCAGCTGCCCGTTTCCCCCTGATCATGCAGCAGGGACCCCCTCAACAAGCATCCGGCCTCCTTGACAATTCCCTTCATGCTCGTCCCAGGGCGCCTTTCCCTCAGATGGACCCATTCAACAGAGCCCCCAACCTCTCCAATGAAAATGTCTCTAAAACAGAAGACGAGTCCTCTGGAGCGGATGAGGGCAAAGATCAAGACTACCGCTTCCCTCCGATGGAAAAGCCCAGCACAGGGCTCCTGCCGACCCCTCCGCCAGAGCATAGGGAGCCACTTGGAGGTGGTGGGGGAGTTCCAGGAGGAGGGAGACCTCCGTTGCTTCAGACCCCTGGAACTCAGCCACCAAGGTCCAGCTTAGTGGGGCGTCTGCAGGCTCTGGCAGGATTCACTCCTGATAGCCGCTGGAACCAAGGCAAAGGGGACTTTGATGAGCGAGACAGCATGCGAGGAGGACCGCAGCCCCCAGGTGGTCCAAAAGGTTTTCAGGATGAGCGGCCTCCACCCGGTCCAAACTTCCCCAACCGCTTTGATAACCGACCTGGCGTTACAGGGGGACCAACAGGTGTAAATGCTGGGCCTGTTGGGGGGCCACAGCCCTGGAACAGAGGAGGTGGACCCACACCTCCTTTCAACAGTGAACATCATAAAGACCTAGATGACCGAAGACGTCCATGGGAGAGGCAAAGAGACCGAGATGAACGAGATTTTGACTTCAGGAGAGACGTGAATGGTAATCGGCACCACCGCGAGAGAGAACGGGAAAGGGAGCGCGACAGAGACCGGGACAGGGACCGAGGCCGAGACCGCCCCAGGGAGTCTGACCGCGACAGAGACCATGAGAAGGAGAAAGAGCGTGGAGGCTGGACGCCTATCCTCCCACTACCTACGCCTCTTCTTCCCACTCCTCCCATTAATCCCAACATGGCACTTAATCAAGGGAAACTTCTTGCTCCTCTTAAGTTAAACCCCCAGGTAGCATCAGTTTTCCAGTCTCATGGTCAGGCCAAACCTCCTCTCCTGAGTCAGCCGCCCTTTCAGCTTCAGATTAGGTCTCCACCCCCATCACTGAACCCCCCACCTGTTTCTGAGACAAAGGAGGAAGCCCAAGTTCCTGCTACAACGCCTGAGGCGAAGTCCCCCCCCTCTGCTGGGTCACCCCGTCGCTCTTCTGACGGCCAGACTCCGAGCACATCAACCGAACCCCCCTCTCAGTCTGAGCCATCCCACCCAGACACCCCTCCACAAATGAAATCACCACCTCAGCCCGTTGCCGAAGCAACCCCAGAGACCACCGCCTCCCCAGACTGCGAGAGGTCACTCCATGACTCACCTCTAGGCTTCTCTCACGCCAACCACACCCAACAAGATGGCCGTCACACTGCAGAGAAGCAGGAGGAGCCACAGGAGGATGAGAAAGGGGCACGAGAGAGAGCCCCCATTCCTGAACCCCTGTGGCTTAACGGACCGGGTCAGCACAGTGTCAGTATGGCCGAGCTCACACCAGAGTCCTCCCCTGAGCCTGAGTCCACTTCAAGCCCCGCCTGTCATTCTTTGCAGCTTCAAAGCGAACCGGAGCTGCGGCAGGAGAAAATGTCGTCTCCTAAGGACCTAAACAATGAACAGAGTGAGCCCCAGGAGGACGCTCCCAGTCAGCCAGTGGTAGACACTGTCACAGACACTGAGGGGACATAA